A single window of Anopheles moucheti chromosome 2, idAnoMoucSN_F20_07, whole genome shotgun sequence DNA harbors:
- the LOC128298005 gene encoding spectrin beta chain isoform X3, with the protein MTTDISVVRWDPSQGPGNEFIEDIEYDGGNSSSRLFERSRIKALAEERESVQKKTFTKWVNSHLVRVNSPIKDLYVDMRDGKNLIKLLEVLSGERLPRPTKGKMRIHCLENVDKALQFLREQRVHLENIGSHDIVDGNASLNLGLIWTIILRFQIQDITIEETDNKETKSAKDALLLWCQMKTAGYHNVNVRNFTTSWRDGLAFNAIIHKHRPDLIQFDKLSKTNPIQNLNNAFNVAEEKLGLTKLLDAEDIFVDHPDEKSIITYVVTYYHYFSKLKQETVQGKRIGKVVGIAMDNDRMINEYESLTSELLKWIEVTIVQLGDRHFVNSLVGVQQQLAQFSNYRTVEKPPKFVEKGNLEVLLFTLQSKMRANNQKPYTPKEGKMISDINKAWERLEKAEHERELALREELIRQEKLEQLAARFNRKATMRETWLSENQRLVSTDNFGFDLAAVEAAAKKHEAIETDIFAYEERVQAVVAVCNELEAEKYHDIERIAARKDNVLRLWNYLIELLRARRMRLEFSIQLQQNFQEMIYILDSMEEIKQRLLTDDYGKHLMGVEDLLQKHSLVEADINVLGDRVKQVVQNSQKFLVDEEDNYKPCDPSIIVDRVQRLEDAYAELCKLAVERRSRLEENRKLWQFYWDMADEENWIKEKEQIVSADEIGHDLTTVNLLLSKHKALESEIQSHEPQLMAVSEVGDELVRRGHFGADRIDERLKEIMSMWSNLRQLTDNRRKRLEDAVDYFQLFADADDIDNWMLDALRLVSSEDVGRDEANVQSLLKKHKDVADELKNYAETIEQLHAQADRLTLNPPEQEKVRERLAAIDARYKELMELAKLRKQRLLDALSLYKLISESDGVEQWIGEKERMLQTMVPGKDIEDVEIMKHRYDGFDKEMNANASRVAVVNQLARQLLHVEHPNSLEIQEKQNHLNNSWSKLREQAESKRDDLKSAHGVQTFYIECRETVSWIEDKKRILTETDSLQMDLTGVMTLQRRLSGMERDLAAIQAKLTALENEADSIEGEHPEEAALIRERVAQIQIIWEQLTQMLKERDSKLEEAGDLHRFLRDLDHFQAWLTKTQTDVASEDTPTSLPEAEKLLNQHQSIREEIDNYTEDYKKMMEYGEGLTSEPTQTEDPQYMFLRERLKALKDGWEELHQMWENRQVLLSQGLDQQLFNRDARQAEVLLSQQEHVLSKDDTPVNLEQAENQLKRHEAFLTTMEANDEKFNTIVQVAGQMTSKDHFDADKITKRAESIAHRRDDNRNRALELHEKLKNQVKLHEFLQDIEELTEWVQEKYITAQDDTYRSAKTVHSKWTRHQAFEAEIAANKERLHEAKKAAQELMVEKPEFKEIIEPKLTDLSKNFDELETSTKEKGALLFDAKREVIVQQSVDDIDSWMDDLEKQIINTDTGNDLTSVNILMQKQQIIQTQMAVKARQVEELDKQTEVLTKTAPSDVVEPIVEKKTAVNARFEKIKAPLLERQRQLEKKKEAFQFRRDVEDEKLWIDEKMPLAESTEYGNSLFNVHVLKKKHQSLNTEIDNHEPRIMTICNNGQKLIDEGHEDAGSYADLISQLTQKWQELKDAVENRHRQLDQSEKVQQYFFDAAEAESWMSEQELYMMVEDRGKDETSAQNLMKKHESLEQSVEDYADTIRQLGETARQLTTEQHAYSDQVSVKQSQLDKLYAGLKDLAGERRARLDEALQLFMLSREVDDLEQWITDREVVAGSHELGQDYDHITLLWERFNEFAQDTATVGSERVAKANGIADDLIHAGHSDSATIAEWKDGLNESWQDLLELIETRKAMLAASRELHKFFHDCKDVLGRINEKQHGVSEELGRDAGVVSALQRKHQNFIQDLMTLHAQVQQIQEESAKLQAAYAGEKAREITNREHEVLNAWAHLQAMCDERRGKLADTGDLFKFFNMVRTLMLWMEDVVRQMNTSEKPRDVSGVELLMNNHQSLKAEIDTREDNFSACLALGKELLSRNHYASADIKDRLLQLTNSRNALLHRWEERWENLQLILEVYQFARDAAVAEAWLIAQEPYLMSTELGHTIDEVENLIKKHEAFEKSAAAQEERFSALERLTTFELKEMKRRQDAAEEAERQRVEAEAAARAAAEAEAEAARQAEAAAARDAADAPGSPHSTREQESVAGETVVSRRHSGIPKERSSSSASASAGVKVSRRSRSKSPFRSFRWKRTASKADEAASDDEDRPSPGGADEGAQEGVLTRKHEWESTTKKASNRSWDKVYCVARSGRLTFFKDQRSAKSVPEQTFRGEPPLELKGAQIEIANDYTKKKHVFRIKLSNGGEFLLQCHDDSEMQQWLRKLRKHT; encoded by the exons ATGACGACTGACATTTCCGTAGTACGATGGGACCCTAGCCAGGGTCCTGGAAATGAATTTATCGAAGATATCGAATACGACGGAGGAAACTCCAGTTCCCGTTTATTCGAACGATCACGCATTAAGGCGTTAGCAG AGGAACGTGAAAGTGTTCAAAAAAAGACATTCACAAAATGGGTCAATTCGCACCTTGTTCGGGTGAACAGTCCGATCAAAGACCTGTATGTGGATATGCGGGATGGCAAAAATTTGATCAAGCTGCTAGAGGTGCTGTCTGGCGAGCGATTGCCACGGCCAACGAAGGGCAAGATGCGTATCCACTGTCTGGAAAATGTGGACAAAGCGCTGCAATTTCTCCGCGAACAGCGTGTCCATTTGGAAAATATCGGTTCGCACGATATTGTCGATGGTAACGCTAGTTTGAACCTGGGATTGATCTGGACAATCATTCTACGCTTCCAG ATTCAAGATATTACTATAGAAGAAACGGACAACAAAGAGACCAAATCCGCCAAGGATGCTTTGCTGCTGTGGTGTCAAATGAAAACTGCCGGCTATCACAATGTGAACGTGCGCAACTTTACCACCTCGTGGCGTGACGGATTGGCGTTCAATGCAATTATACACAAGCACCGGCCGGACTTGATACAGTTCGACAAACTGTCGAAAACAAATCCGATCCAGAACTTGAACAATGCGTTCAATGTTGCGGAGGAGAAACTCGGCCTGACGAAGCTGCTCGACGCGGAAGACATTTTTGTCGATCATCCGGACGAAAAGTCGATCATTACGTATGTCGTGACGTATTATCACTACTTCAGCAAGCTGAAGCAGGAGACGGTGCAGGGCAAGCGTATTGGCAAGGTGGTCGGTATTGCGATGGACAACGATCGCATGATCAACGAGTACGAATCGTTGACGAGCGAGCTGCTGAAGTGGATTGAAGTGACGATTGTGCAGTTGGGCGATCGGCATTTCGTCAACTCGCTGGTAGGcgtacagcagcagctggcacagtTCTCCAACTATCGCACGGTCGAAAAGCCGCCGAAGTTTGTCGAGAAGGGCAACCTCGAGGTGCTGCTGTTCACGCTCCAGTCAAAGATGAGagcaaacaatcaaaaaccGTACACGCCCAAGGAGGGTAAGATGATTTCCGACATCAACAAAGCCTGGGAACGGTTGGAAAAGGCTGAGCACGAGCGTGAACTGGCGTTGCGCGAAGAGCTGATCCGCCAGGAGAAGCTAGAACAGCTTGCAGCACGTTTCAACCGCAAAGCTACGATGCGCGAAACCTGGCTGTCCGAGAACCAGCGTCTGGTTAGCACGGATAACTTTGGCTTTGATCTGGCTGCGGTTGAGGCGGCCGCGAAGAAGCATGAAGCCATCGAAACGGACATCTTTGCGTACGAGGAACGCGTACAAGCTGTGGTGGCGGTTTGCAACGAGCTGGAGGCCGAAAAGTATCACGATATCGAGCGCATTGCCGCCCGGAAGGATAATGTATTGCGTCTGTGGAACTACCTGATCGAGCTGCTCCGTGCTCGACGCATGCGCCTCGAGTTCTCGATTCAGCTGCAGCAGAACTTCCAGGAGATGATTTACATTCTGGACTCGATGGAGGAAATCAAGCAGCGTCTGCTGACAGACGACTACGGCAAACATCTGATGGGTGTGGAGGATTTGCTGCAGAAACATTCACTCGTCGAGGCGGACATCAATGTGCTTGGTGATCGTGTGAAACAGGTGGTGCAAAACTCGCAGAAGTTCCTGGTTGACGAAGAGGACAACTACAAACCGTGCGATCCGTCGATCATCGTCGATCGTGTCCAGCGTCTGGAGGATGCTTACGCCGAGCTGTGCAAGCTTGCTGTCGAACGTCGCTCGCGGCTGGAAGAGAACCGCAAGCTGTGGCAGTTCTACTGGGACATGGCTGATGAGGAGAACTGGATCAAGGAGAAGGAACAGATTGTGTCGGCAGATGAGATTGGTCATGATTTGACGACCGTCAACTTGCTACTGTCGAAGCACAAGGCGCTTGAATCCGAGATACAGTCGCACGAACCGCAGCTGATGGCCGTTAGCGAGGTTGGAGATGAGCTGGTGCGCCGCGGACACTTCGGTGCCGATCGTATCGATGAGCGTTTGAAGGAAATCATGTCTATGTGGAGCAATTTGCGCCAACTAACAGACAACCGTCGCAAGCGTCTAGAAGATGCCGTAGATTACTTCCAGCTGTTCGCGGACGCGGATGACATCGATAACTGgatgttggatgctctgcgcTTGGTGTCGTCCGAGGATGTGGGTCGCGATGAAGCAAACGTCCAAAGTTTGCTCAAGAAGCACAAGGACGTGGCGGACGAGCTCAAGAACTACGCCGAAACGATCGAACAGTTGCATGCTCAGGCCGACCGCTTGACGCTAAACCCTCCGGAACAGGAGAAGGTTCGCGAGCGTCTCGCCGCGATCGATGCCCGCTACAAGGAGTTGATGGAGTTGGCCAAGCTGCGCAAGCAGCGACTGCTGGATGCGCTCAGCCTGTACAAACTGATTTCCGAAAGCGATGGTGTCGAACAGTGGATCGGAGAGAAGGAACGCATGTTGCAGACAATGGTCCCTGGCAAGGACATCGAAGATGTGGAAATCATGAAGCATCGCTACGACGGATTCGACAAAGAGATGAACGCCAATGCGTCTCGCGTAGCTGTGGTGAATCAACTTGCCCGCCAACTGCTGCATGTGGAGCATCCAAATTCGCTGGAAATTCAAGAGAAGCAGAACCACCTGAACAACTCTTGGTCGAAGTTGCGCGAGCAAGCGGAGAGCAAACGCGACGATCTGAAATCTGCTCACGGTGTGCAAACATTCTACATCGAATGTCGCGAAACGGTGTCGTGGATCGAGGACAAGAAACGCATTCTCACCGAGACGGACAGCCTGCAGATGGATTTGACCGGTGTGATGACGTTGCAGCGCCGTCTGAGCGGCATGGAGCGCGATTTGGCCGCTATCCAGGCGAAGCTGACGGCTCTCGAGAACGAAGCCGACTCGATCGAGGGCGAACATCCGGAAGAGGCCGCACTGATCCGCGAGCGCGTTGCACAGATTCAAATCATCTGGGAGCAGCTCACGCAGATGCTGAAGGAACGCGACTCGAAGCTGGAGGAGGCTGGCGATTTGCACCGTTTCCTGCGCGATCTGGATCACTTCCAGGCCTGGTTGACCAAGACGCAGACGGACGTCGCTTCCGAGGATACGCCAACATCGCTGCCGGAGGCTGAGAAGCTGCTCAACCAACATCAGAGCATCCGCGAAGAAATCGACAACTACACCGAGGACTACAAGAAGATGATGGAGTACGGCGAGGGTCTTACGTCGGAACCGACACAAACCGAGGACCCGCAGTACATGTTCTTGCGCGAGCGTCTGAAGGCACTGAAGGATGGTTGGGAAGAACTGCACCAGATGTGGGAAAACCGTCAAGTGCTTCTGTCACAAGGATTGGATCAACAGCTGTTCAACCGCGATGCCCGCCAGGCCGAGGTGCTGCTCAGCCAACAAGAGCATGTGCTTAGCAAGGACGATACCCCGGTCAATCTGGAACAGGCCGAAAATCAGTTGAAGCGTCATGAAGCGTTCCTCACCACAATGGAAGCTAACGATGAGAAGTTCAACACGATCGTGCAGGTGGCGGGCCAGATGACGAGCAAGGATCATTTCGACGCGGACAAGATCACGAAGCGTGCCGAGAGCATTGCTCACCGTCGCGACGATAACCGTAACCGTGCGCTGGAACTGCACGAGAAGCTAAAGAACCAGGTGAAACTGCACGAGTTCCTGCAGGATATTGAGGAGCTGACGGAATGGGTACAAGAAAAGTACATCACCGCGCAGGACGACACCTATCGCAGCGCCAAGACGGTGCACTCGAAATGGACTCGCCATCAGGCGTTTGAGGCGGAAATTGCTGCCAACAAGGAGCGTCTGCATGAGGCGAAGAAGGCCGCCCAGGAGCTGATGGTGGAGAAGCCCGAGTTCAAGGAGATCATTGAACCGAAGCTGACGGATCTGTCAAAGAACTTCGACGAGCTGGAAACCAGCACCAAGGAAAAGGGTGCCTTGCTGTTCGACGCCAAGCGTGAAGTGATCGTGCAACAGAGCGTAGACGATATCGACTCGTGGATGGATGATCTCGAGAAGCAGATCATCAACACGGACACTGGTAACGATTTGACCTCGGTGAACATTCTCATGCAGAAGCAGCAGATCATCCAAACGCAGATGGCAGTGAAAGCCCGCCAAGTggaggagcttgacaaacagACGGAGGTACTGACGAAGACTGCTCCGTCAGACGTGGTCGAACCGATCGTGGAGAAGAAGACGGCTGTAAATGCACGTTTCGAAAAGATCAAGGCCCCGCTGCTGGAACGCCAACGCCAGCtggagaagaagaaggaagcgTTCCAGTTCCGCCGAGACGTCGAGGATGAGAAGCTGTGGATTGACGAGAAGATGCCGCTGGCTGAATCGACGGAATACGGCAACTCGCTGTTCAATGTGCACGTGCTGAAGAAGAAGCACCAGTCGCTGAACACGGAAATCGACAACCACGAGCCTCGCATCATGACGATCTGCAACAATGGTCAGAAGCTGATCGACGAGGGTCACGAAGATGCAGGCTCGTACGCCGACCTTATCAGCCAGCTGACGCAGAAGTGGCAGGAGCTGAAGGATGCGGTCGAAAATCGTCACCGACAGCTGGATCAGTCGGAAAAGGTACAGCAGTACTTCTTCGATGCGGCCGAAGCGGAATCGTGGATGAGCGAACAGGAGCTGTACATGATGGTGGAGGATCGTGGCAAGGACGAAACCTCGGCCCAGAATCTGATGAAGAAGCACGAAAGTCTGGAGCAATCGGTGGAGGACTATGCCGACACAATTCGCCAGCTGGGTGAAACCGCACGTCAGCTAACGACCGAACAGCATGCCTACAGCGATCAGGTATCGGTGAAACAATCGCAACTGGACAAACTGTACGCCGGATTGAAGGACTTGGCAGGTGAACGTCGTGCCCGGTTGGATGAAGCCTTGCAGCTGTTCATGTTGAGCCGCGAGGTAGATGATCTGGAACAATGGATTACGGATCGCGAAGTGGTTGCTGGTTCGCATGAGCTTGGACAAGACTACGACCACATTACGTTGCTGTGGGAACGTTTCAACGAGTTCGCCCAAGACACGGCCACCGTTGGCAGTGAGCGTGTCGCAAAGGCAAACGGTATTGCTGACGATCTTATCCATGCCGGCCACTCGGACAGCGCTACGATCGCCGAATGGAAGGATGGTCTGAATGAATCATGGCAGGATCTGCTTGAGTTGATTGAAACACGCAAGGCGATGTTGGCCGCTTCGCGCGAGCTGCACAAATTCTTCCACGACTGCAAGGACGTGCTGGGACGTATCAACGAGAAACAGCATGGCGTTTCGGAGGAGTTGGGCCGTGATGCGGGTGTCGTGTCGGCACTGCAGCGCAAGCACCAGAACTTCATCCAAGACCTGATGACGCTGCACGCGCAGGTGCAGCAGATCCAGGAAGAGTCGGCCAAACTGCAGGCGGCGTACGCCGGTGAGAAGGCACGGGAAATTACGAACCGCGAACACGAAGTGCTGAACGCGTGGGCCCATCTGCAGGCAATGTGCGATGAGCGTCGCGGCAAGCTTGCCGACACCGGCGATCTGTTCAAGTTCTTCAACATGGTCCGCACGCTGATGCTGTGGATGGAGGACGTTGTGCGACAGATGAACACGTCGGAGAAACCACGCGACGTGTCGGGCGTTGAGCTGCTGATGAACAACCATCAAAGCCTGAAGGCGGAAATTGATACGCGTGAGGATAACTTCAGTGCCTGTCTGGCGCTAGGCAAGGAACTGCTTTCGCGTAATCACTACGCATCGGCCGACATTAAGGATCGATTGTTGCAGCTCACCAACAGCCGAAATGCGCTGCTACATCGATGGGAAGAGCGTTGGGAGAATTTGCAGCTGA TCTTGGAAGTGTATCAGTTCGCTCGTGATGCTGCCGTCGCTGAGGCATGGCTTATCGCACAGGAACCGTATCTGATGTCAACAGAGCTGGGACACACTATTGACGAGGTGGAGAATCTAATTAAGAAGCATGAAGCCTTCGAAAAATCTGCCGCTGCCCAAGAGGAACGCTTTAGCGCATTAGAGCGATTGACAACG TTTGAGCTCAAAGAAATGAAGCGTCGTCAGGATGCAGCCGAGGAAGCAGAGCGCCAACGGGTGGAAGCGGAAGCGGCAGCACGTGCTGCGGCCGAAGCAGAAGCCGAAGCAGCCCGACAGGCAGAAGCTGCTGCCGCGCGTGATGCAGCCGATGCACCTGGTTCACCACATTCCACCCGCGAACAAGAGTCAG TTGCCGGCGAAACGGTCGTATCGCGAAGGCATTCCGGCATACCGAAGGAACGGTCCAGCAGTTCGGCAAGTGCATCGGCCGGCGTTAAGGTCAGTCGACGATCCCGCTCCAAAAGCCCGTTCCGCAGCTTCAGATGGAAGCGGACCGCCTCGAAGGCGGACGAGGCAGCCTCCGATGACGAAG ATCGTCCTAGTCCAGGTGGAGCAGATGAAGGTGCACAGGAAGGCGTCCTTACACGCAAACACGAATGGGAATCCACTACGAAGAAAGCATCGAACCGTTCCTGGGATAAA GTATATTGCGTTGCCCGTAGCGGCCGGTTAACGTTCTTCAAGGATCAGAGATCAGCTAAATCGGTACCGGAGCAAACGTTCCGCGGTGAGCCACCACTAGAGCTGAAGGGTGCCCAGATCGAAATCGCCAACGATTacacgaagaagaagcacGTGTTCAGAATCAA GCTATCGAATGGTGGTGAATTCCTGCTCCAGTGTCACGATGATTCCGAGATGCAGCAATGG TTAAGAAAATTGCGAAAACATACATGA